In Harmonia axyridis chromosome 6, icHarAxyr1.1, whole genome shotgun sequence, a single window of DNA contains:
- the LOC123681679 gene encoding histone H2A, with amino-acid sequence MSGRGKGGKVKGKAKSRSNRAGLQFPVGRIHRLLRKGNYAERVGAGAPVYLAAVMEYLAAEVLELAGNAARDNKKTRIIPRHLQLAIRNDEELNKLLSGVTIAQGGVLPNIQAVLLPKKTEKKS; translated from the coding sequence atgtctGGTCGCGGTAAAGGTGGAAAAGTTAAGGGTAAGGCAAAGTCTCGTTCCAACCGAGCTGGATTACAATTTCCAGTTGGTCGTATTCATCGTTTATTACGCAAAGGAAATTATGCTGAACGAGTTGGAGCTGGAGCACCCGTCTATCTAGCCGCTGTTATGGAATATCTAGCCGCCGAAGTTTTGGAATTGGCCGGTAACGCAGCACGTGACAACAAGAAAACCAGAATTATTCCCAGACATCTTCAGCTGGCAATCAGAAACGACGAAGAGTTGAACAAATTGCTATCGGGAGTAACTATCGCTCAAGGTGGTGTTTTACCGAATATCCAAGCCGTCCTCTTGCCAAAGAAGACAGAAAAGAAATCATAA
- the LOC123681676 gene encoding histone H2B-like, which produces MPPKTSGKAAKKAGKAQKNISKSDKKKKRKRKESYAIYIYKVLKQVHPDTGISSKAMSIMNSFVNDIFERIAAEASRLAHYNKRSTITSREIQTAVRLLLPGELAKHAVSEGTKAVTKYTSSK; this is translated from the coding sequence ATGCCTCCTAAAACTAGCGGAAAAGCTGCCAAGAAAGCTGGCAAGgcccaaaaaaacatttctaaaagcgacaagaagaagaaacgcaAGAGGAAGGAAAGTTACGCTATCTACATTTATAAAGTATTGAAACAAGTCCATCCGGATACGGGTATTTCAAGCAAGGCTATGAGCATCATGAACAGTTTCgttaatgatattttcgaaCGCATCGCCGCCGAGGCGAGTAGACTTGCTCACTACAACAAACGTTCGACAATAACCAGCAGGGAAATTCAAACAGCAGTGCGCCTTCTCTTGCCCGGTGAGTTGGCAAAACACGCCGTCAGCGAAGGAACTAAAGCAGTAACAAAATACACCAGTTCCAAATAA
- the LOC123683080 gene encoding histone H1B-like: MKNRIQRICHPDMVDANIKKLHEIFWQNSYPKQMLDKLMYETDRVSITESRRKPEQIENIVQDDPVIKYGSLPNIGNLTSKIKNCFKDEKVKISTYNTKTIKMLYSKLKDTTPNPLKSNVVYKIKCSECDGTYVGQTSQWLKSRLTLHKIPIGAKTAKKSEKKTATAKQAKPNHPPTSEMVNNAIKDLKERSGSSLQAIKKFIASNYKVDSEKLAPFIKKYLKSAVQSGSLVQTKGKGASGSFKLAAGGSTSGSQKKVIKKATFKSKDDLKKSTSASAVVTDKKKKKSTVAKKQAAVTKTKKAVATTEKKSPKAAKSPSKAKK; encoded by the exons atgaaaaacaggATACAAAGAATCTGCCATCCAGATATGGTAGATGCGAACATAAAGAAATTACATGAGATCTTTTGGCAAAATTCCTATCCAAAACAAATGCTCGACAAACTAATGTATGAAACTGACAGAGTCTCCATAACAGAATCTCGACGAAAAcctgaacaaattgaaaatatagttcAAGATGATCCTGTAATAAAATACGGCAGCCTTCCCAACATAGGAAATCTAACCAGCAAAATTAAGAATTGTTTTAaagatgaaaaagtaaaaataagtACATACAACACGAAAACTATCAAGATGTTATACAGTAAATTGAAAGATACAACACCAAACCCACTGAAATCTAATGTAGTGTATAAAATTAAATGTTCCGAATGTGATGGCACCTATGTGGGACAGACATCTCAATGGTTAAAGAGTCGATTAACGTTACATAAGA ttccaatcggtgcgaaaactgcgaagaaatccgagaaaaagactgcgaccgcgaaacaggccaaacccaaccatcctccgacttcagagatggttaataacgccatcaaagatttgaaagaaagaagtgGATCGTCATTGCAGGCCATCAAGAAATTTATAGCTTCCAACTATAAAGTAGATTCGGAAAAATTGGCTCCTTTCATTAAGAAATACCTCAAATCAGCTGTGCAATCTGGATCTTTAGTTCAGACAAAAGGAAAAGGCGCATCTGGTTCGTTCAAATTGGCAGCTGGTGGTTCGACATCGGGATCCCAGAAGAAAGTGATTAAAAAAGCCACCTTCAAGTCCAAAGATGATCTTAAAAAATCCACTTCGGCATCAGCTGTGGTGAccgacaagaagaaaaagaagtctactgttgccaaaaaacaagccgctgtaacgaaaacgaagaaagcagttgcaacaaccgagaagaagagccccaaagccgccaagtccccttctaaagctaagaag